A region from the Algoriphagus machipongonensis genome encodes:
- a CDS encoding EcsC family protein, translating to MDSYQHYVRAELSLWLFKMKKKAGIMGKMTHGVQGKINSWIPEKIHKAITVAIENMVKLVISGSTLIRPKSGKGLELKEREDKIRNRIKWYRNTASAEGAITGAGGILLGFADFPAFLTIKMKMLFDIASIYGFDTKEYKERLFLLYVFQLAFSSQQRRNELVEKIENWESFQDSLPENFDEFDWKTFQLDYRDYIDLAKLAQLIPVIGAGVGAIANYRLTEHLGKTAMNAFRVRILQS from the coding sequence ATGGATTCCTACCAACATTACGTACGGGCTGAACTTAGTCTCTGGCTTTTTAAAATGAAAAAGAAGGCCGGAATCATGGGGAAAATGACTCATGGTGTTCAGGGTAAAATCAATAGTTGGATACCTGAAAAAATCCATAAAGCCATAACAGTTGCCATAGAGAATATGGTGAAGTTGGTGATATCTGGCTCAACATTAATAAGACCCAAGTCTGGCAAGGGATTGGAGTTGAAAGAACGAGAGGATAAAATCAGAAATAGAATTAAATGGTATAGAAATACCGCATCTGCTGAAGGGGCTATTACGGGTGCAGGAGGGATCTTGCTTGGCTTTGCTGATTTCCCTGCATTTCTAACGATCAAGATGAAAATGCTTTTTGATATTGCCTCAATTTATGGCTTCGATACGAAGGAATATAAAGAGCGTTTATTTTTACTATACGTTTTTCAATTGGCTTTTTCATCCCAACAAAGGAGGAATGAGTTGGTTGAGAAGATAGAGAACTGGGAAAGTTTTCAAGATTCCTTACCTGAAAATTTCGATGAATTTGATTGGAAGACTTTTCAATTAGACTATCGGGATTATATTGATTTGGCTAAACTAGCGCAATTGATCCCTGTAATAGGAGCGGGTGTAGGAGCCATTGCTAACTATCGATTGACAGAGCATCTCGGGAAGACTGCTATGAACGCCTTTAGAGTTCGAATCTTACAATCTTAA
- the rplI gene encoding 50S ribosomal protein L9 has protein sequence MEIILKTDIKGLGYKNDMVEVKPGYGRNYLIPQGFAVLATGSNKKILAENIKQAAHKAEKIKTEAENIAEQIAKLTLEIKAKIGESGKIFGKVTTLQIADSLAANGVDVDRKKISINGPVDGAGEFTAEVDLHREVKTDVKFVVVGE, from the coding sequence ATGGAAATCATTCTAAAAACAGACATCAAAGGTCTTGGCTATAAAAACGATATGGTTGAGGTGAAGCCAGGTTATGGAAGAAACTACCTTATCCCTCAGGGATTTGCAGTTTTAGCAACCGGCTCAAACAAAAAAATCCTTGCCGAAAATATCAAGCAAGCTGCTCACAAAGCAGAAAAAATCAAGACTGAAGCAGAAAACATCGCTGAACAAATTGCAAAATTGACCTTAGAGATCAAGGCAAAAATCGGTGAATCAGGTAAAATCTTCGGTAAAGTGACTACCCTACAAATTGCTGATTCTTTAGCAGCAAATGGTGTAGACGTAGACAGAAAGAAAATCTCTATCAATGGCCCAGTAGATGGCGCTGGAGAATTCACCGCTGAGGTGGATCTTCATAGAGAAGTAAAAACTGATGTGAAATTCGTAGTAGTAGGAGAATAA